The genomic DNA GCATGGATAAATGCTAATCGTTTTATAAATTTTTCTTTGGAGGACTGTGTAAATATGATTCATATGGATAGTCAAGTAACCACGCCAAATGAAACTAGTGGAAATCAATTCATAAACCTTCAAATACAGCCTTCAAATAAAACGAAAAGTATTATAAGAGTAAGTGGACAGCATAATGAGTTTCATGGAATGGTGTGGGATTTGAATAAAATAAAACATGAAAACGAACTTATTGAACTAACCGATAAGAGCATGAATACAGTGATTAATATTACCTCTGTACCGATAAATAGAGTTTTAGATAGTGGGAAAGCAAATATAGTGAAATAAGTTTAAATACAGTAAAAGAGCGAATTCCTTAAAAGAAGGTTCGCTCTTTTTTATTTATAATTAAATTTCTCTCCACCAGTTTGATGATGGATAATCTGTAGATTTTAATGTAATAGTTTCACCAATTTGTGGCGTTGTAATATGAACTCCTAAACGATTTGCTTCTTTCGTAACTCGTTCAACTGGATCGCTCCATTCATGTAATGCTAATGTAAAAGCACCCCAATGAATCGGAAGAAGTAGTTCGCCTTTAACGTCTATATGAGCTTGTACCGTCTCTTCTGGTAACATATGAATCGGAGACCACCTCGGATCAGATTGCCCGCATTCCATTAACGTAAGGTCGAATGGACCATATTTATCACCAATTTCCTTAAAGTGAGGGGCATAACCGCTATCACCACTAAAGAAAATTTTAGTCTCTTGACCAAGAATAAGCCATGAACACCATAATGAACAATCTCTATCTGTCATACCTCTTCCAGAGAAATGTCTTGCAGGAGCACATACTAACTTAATATTATCAAACGTAATTTCGTCCCACCAATTATGCTCACTAATTTTACTAGGTGAAACACCCCATTTCATTAAATATTGCGCAACTCCAGTTGGAACATAGAAGTGCTTTGCACGATCTTTTAACTGTATAATACTTTTGTAATTCAGATGGTCATAGTGATTATGAGAGATGATAATCGCATCAATTTCTTGAAGGTCTTCACGTTCTAAAGAAAACACACCACTATAACGTTTGCTATTAAACACAGGAAACGGGGAAGAGGCATCTCCAAACATAGGGTCTAATAACAATTTTTTACCTTCTATTTTCAAAAGAGAAGCAGAGTGTCCAAACCACGTCACACTATCTAAAGACTCATTATTTTTATTTGATAAAACGATAGGTAAATTCTTTATAGGACGCAGTTTTGATTTCGCTTTAAAGTAATCAGTCATTAAACCAATAATATCTTTCGGTTTAAAACTTACATCAGTATGAATTTGATTTATATATTTCTTTTTCATTCGTGCTCCTTTTTACGTTTAACAATATACGCATGTTGTTATTTTAACTATTTGTAGTTTAAACGAAATCATTTTACCTTTCACCTTAAATGCAGTACATTTCATAAATTTGTAAAATTCATTATTCGTATATATAAAATGTAAATCCTACAGCAGCAGATAAAACGAATATGAAGTAAATGTAAATTGTTTTAATTTAGTAAAGTTCTTCTTATAAGTAACATAGAACATACGTTTCGTTATATGTTATAGAAGAAAATATGTCTCTAATTATTAAAAGGAAGGAGAGGACGTAAGTGCAAATAGAGAGAAAAAAGAAATCAAAATGTAAACTGTCAAAATCTGAAATCATTCATTTGTATGCAGAAGGAAAGAGCACCTCAGAAATCGCTATGCTTGCTAATGTGTCTGCGAGGTATATTCGTATGGTTCTATCAGACAGCAACGTTCCAAGGCGCGCTATAGGGAGCTGGAAGAGAAAGTATGACATAACAGAAGATTATTTTAAAATGTGGTCAAATAATATGGCTTATATATTAGGGTTTATAGCAGCAGATGGTGTCATACAAAAAGAAAATCAATGCGTCAGTATATCACAAAAAGAAAGTTACATTTTAGAAGACATAAAAAAAGAACTAAAAACAAACCAGCCACTTTACCAAAACAAAAAAACAGGCGTATATATGCTAAACATTAATAGCAAAACAATAAAAGACGACCTTATGAACATACACGGAATTATGCCGTGTAAAACATTTAACATCGAATTTCCATTCGTACCAGAAGAATATTTACATCATTTTGTTCGTGGGTATTTTGATGGGGATGGTTACGTCAAGTATGAAACTTATACAGTAAGCTTTGTAGGAGGATCATATAGCTTTATGAATTCTTTAAATCAGGTACTACAAAATCAAAATTTACCAGCCGATTTACTAAATCAAAATAAACATTATCGCGTCATTTTTACCGGAAGAAAGTCAATACAACTTTTTTCAAATTGGATTTATAAAGACAAAGATATTTATTTGCATAGAAAATATGAAGTATTTCAGAAAGAAGGTCTAAGTCTAGATCAATTGCAAGATCGAAAACTAAAACAAACTCAAAATGCCGTTAAACAAAGAAAACAAAATTTCCTTAAAGAATATATGAAAAATAAATGTAATGCTGCAGCTTGTTCTATTTTAGAAATAAGCGAATCAACTTTTAAACGTTGGTTAAAAAATGATAATCAATTTAAAACAGACTATGAAAGAATTAATTCATTATAAAAATTCAAGAAACCTTAGTATATCTATGCTAAGGTTTTTAATTTGATCTTATTAAAGGATACTTATTTTCGTTTATAGAACTTAGTAAATACATAGATTTTACAATGAATTTACTAGTAAGGGAGGGAATATGAAATTCTCACTAATAATAGTCTGGAGAATATATTACATACAGCTTATGAAGCTAAAATGATTTCGTCTGGAGATAATTCGCCATCTATAAAAATAAAAAGGACGAAACTTCAATATTTACTTGTAATGCTTCATCTTGGTTTTGAGTCAAATGCGATAAAAATGATGCTAAATTGGACGAATGAGGAATTTGAAATGCACATTAATTCATTAAAATTAGAAGGTTTATTGAAAAAAACAGAAGGGAGCTACTATCCAACGTGTATGGTTATAACAGCTTGTGAAGGAAAAAAGCTTTATAACCTTTGTGAATCTCTAATTAAACCAACACTTAAGATCATTGAAAATTATTCAAGTCAAATTGAAGTTATTTCAAAAAGAATTGACACGTTTAATCATTTATCTAAAGAATCGTATAGTCTTTTACTGTATAGTGGTGTGTTATTAGATTTTGGACAAATAAATTACATTGAAGAAAAATATTTAAAAAAGAAACGACCTTTAAGAAATAAGAAAAGATATTATTATGCTATTCAAGAACAAGAACTAACAGATAAAGAGGCTTTCGGGATGTATGGTAATACGTATTTAGATTTAGGAGAAGTTCAAATTGGTCTTTATGAAAATTCTCGATATTCAACATTAAATTTAATAACAGCAGATAACGAAACATTTGAAAAATATTTTCAAAACATTAATACTGATATTAATTATAAGAAAAAGCAATTAGTAAAAGGTTTCGTAACAGCGGATAGACAAATAGACTTAAATTTAAATGTAGTTTACGAAAAATTAGGCTTATATCAAAATTCACAACCTATTATCCCGGTGTTTAAAACAGCACATTTATCTACGCTTAACGAAATCGCAAACACAATCAGTGAAGATTTAGTCTTATTATTTAAAGAACATGAGAAATCTTTAAAAGAATACTTTGTTAGCAGCAGATACTCAAAAGAAATAACTTATGAAGAGTCTTTTATCTGGCGGTATCACTTTTTCTATACAAAAGTAACAGAAGAATTAATAAAACAAGGTGTAATTATAACCAGCGCACAAGAAAATCAAACGTACATAATCCATTAATAACTTTAAATTAAAGTGCTAATAGACTTTTACAAATGTAGCAGCTAAATGGATAAATAATTATTAGTAAATAGAGGATAATCTGAAATTAAAATCTAATATAAAGATTTTAATTTCAGAAACGATGCCACCAACTTTTGGATACTCACATGTAGTCGAAGTTAGTAACGCTAAGCGAACAATTTACATATCTGGACAAGTAGCGATCAATGCTGATGGTCAAATAGTTGGCGTTGGTGATTTAGCTACACAAACGCGACAAGTTTTCGAAAATATTAAAAGTGCATTAGAAACTTCGGAATTAAGATTTAATGATGTAGTAAAATTAACATTTTTCTTAACAGATATTTCTCAAATGGCCATTGTTAGAGATATTCGAGATCAATACATTAACACTAAAAATCCACCAGCAAGTTCAGCTGTTGAAGTTAGAAAGTTAATTAACGATAACTTATTAATTGAAATCGAAGCGATCGCTGTAGCAAACTAATTTTAAAAACTTATTATTAATCATATCCATGCAATTCGTTTAATGCGTTCATTTAAAACGAATTGCGTTTTTTATTGTCTTAAATATAATTTATATCTGGAGACATTATCATCAACAACTTATAAAGCAACAAAAAAACAAATAACTAAACAATTCATCACACAGAATGATTTAAAAGAAAAAGGGGAGGCTAATCACTAAAACTAACTTATAATAAGTTTATTACTTTTTTACTAGTTAACATAATATATATTATAGGCAGTTACAGAAACAAAGCGATATCAGGTATCAAAAACCAAGTAAACTATACTTAATGAGACGAAACGGAGATTTTCAGTGAGATTCACATAAAATCTTATCTAAACGAATTTCTACAGTTTCTATCGTTTTTTTGTTATAAATTCATCACAGCAAATTTAAATCAATAATTAATTAAGATTTAACGAATCAAAAACATTTTTGATTCGACAAGAAATTTTTATACGGAAAAATTATTTCTAAACAAACATAAATTAATAATTTTATTTTATGTTTGTTTAATGGATTTATTGCTATTTACACACGTTTTACAACTTTATATTATTTGTTGTTATTTCCGTTATTTACGCTTGACTTTTATTATTCCTATTGTTCTACACTCTAGTTAACATAACGTTTATTTTTAACATAAAAAAATCTCCCTCACCTTCAGGAAGATTTTTTAGCTTGCTAGTATTTCATTTATATATTTTTAGTAGCAATCCCAGTTGTAAATGACATTGGAAAAATCTAGATTTAACAAATCGTCTTTTTTTATAAAGAAATTAGCAACACCAGAATCTCCCCACATAATATTTAATGAATCATCTGTATCAATTTGCAGTAATAATATATCATGTTGTTGGTATTTTTCTTCCCATTCCCTTGGATCTGTCTGTGTGAAAAATGGATAACCACCAATTTTATGTCCGAAATCTTTACATAAATCATCATACAGTTCGCCTAATTCTGTATGATTTTCTTCATCAACAATTTCTTCCCAATCAATATCCTCACTAAACATCTATTCAAATCGATAATCCCTTGATGTTACGGGTTGATAACCTAATTCAAACTTTAATTTCGCTGCTTCAGGTATGATAAAGTCTTCTAATTCTAAAGTGTTTAAATAACTAAAATCGGTAATTACCTTATTTAAATCTTCTATAATTGTAGAATGATAAATAATTCGAAAGTCTTTTTGGATTGTTGGGTAATCAAAATCTGCTCCATAAAGCTCATCACTAGCACTTACGAAAAACTGTAACATTCCTTTTTGAGGCATATATTCAACTTGTGGCATTTCTTCAAAATTTAACTGCGCAAGTAACATCATAGGTTGTCCATTTGAATCTTTAGGATGCTCTTGATCTATAGGTAAATACGGATATCCACCAAACTTGCTCTCAAAAAGAGTTGTCTCTGCTTTCGTTCCAGCCACTTTAATATACGGTTTCACGCTTTCTTCTAAAATATTACGATACTGTTCTAGTTTTTTCGGAATTTGAAGTTGATACGTATTCTTCATCGCATTTGCCTCCCTTTAAAAATGAATTGAAAATGCCTTACTTAATTATATAGCAAGAGATGGCTTAATTGAAAATTGTTAAAAGTCCGTTTTTACCCTCGTTTTTTGCGCACTTGGTGGACAAAGTAAATTGTGTTCTAATACCTTTTTATTTATAGTTCGAATTAAATCCGCTGCTTCTACAGTATTTGTATTTTCTTTTAGTTTTTCTTTTAAGTCATCAATTTCCTTTGAAAGCTCAATCCACCTAGGTAAAACATGATTATTTTTCAAAGTTCTATACAGTTGCTTTTCAGGATTGTACGAAAGGTCTTTATCAAGATTAAGAGGTTTCCCTTTACCAGGTAAATTATCAAAAGACCCTTTCTTTTCTGCTTCTTTAACGATAGAACTAATATGATCCTCATACGTATAGGACCAAACTTTCTCATCTTTTACTAAAATCTCTTGCTTTTTTAGTTTTTTATCTAGTTCTTCTTGATTCATAGATTCTCTCTCCTTTTTATTTTTTAGTGTCGTTTTTGTAAATTCTAATGCCCTTAATCCATCGAATAGATTTTCTCGCCACCACACGCTGTCATGTCCGCCTTGAAACTCTTCATAAGTGATTTGGTATTTCTTTTGTTTTAAAGCTCTATACAGGCGGCTATTAGCTGTTAAAAGAGGTTTGTTTTCAAGTTCTCCTACTGCTATGTAAGAGTTAAGATGAGTCGCATTAGAATCTATTGATGAAATTTGATTTTCAATCCAAGGAATTGTATTTCCGTAATTATTCTTTTTCTAATGTACGGATCCAGACATTGACAACACATTTCCGAAAATATGTGGATTTTGAAGTGCTGCATAAAAAGCTGCTAAGCCACCAAGGCTGAAACCAGCAATTGTTGTATGTTTTGCTTTTTGATACACACGATATCTAGTTTGAATCCATGGAAGTAATTCTTTCGCTAAAAATGCATTCATTTTATCGTTATAAGTTAGCTCTTCTAATCGATCAACAGAATCTATAGTGACAGCAATACACGATGGGATTTCTTTTTCGTAAATTAAATAATTAAGTGTTTTTGCGATTGAAAGGTTATGAATGAATGAATTCCCATCAAATACAATGAGAAGTTCTTGAAGATGTGAAGTGTGAGAATAATCATGAGGCGTATAAATATGAATTTTGCGTGTGTTATTTAAAATCGAACTATAAAAAGAGTATGTTTCAATCTTTCCGGATGGATAATGATTTGAAGGAAAACGACTGCTATACTGCACTTCCATACCTATTTTTAACACAGACGCTTTATTGGTACCTTCTCCAAATATATTTTCATTAAATTGGTCTAGTCGGTACTGTTCACTACGCTTTATC from Bacillus basilensis includes the following:
- a CDS encoding MBL fold metallo-hydrolase; translation: MKKKYINQIHTDVSFKPKDIIGLMTDYFKAKSKLRPIKNLPIVLSNKNNESLDSVTWFGHSASLLKIEGKKLLLDPMFGDASSPFPVFNSKRYSGVFSLEREDLQEIDAIIISHNHYDHLNYKSIIQLKDRAKHFYVPTGVAQYLMKWGVSPSKISEHNWWDEITFDNIKLVCAPARHFSGRGMTDRDCSLWCSWLILGQETKIFFSGDSGYAPHFKEIGDKYGPFDLTLMECGQSDPRWSPIHMLPEETVQAHIDVKGELLLPIHWGAFTLALHEWSDPVERVTKEANRLGVHITTPQIGETITLKSTDYPSSNWWREI
- a CDS encoding LAGLIDADG family homing endonuclease, translated to MQIERKKKSKCKLSKSEIIHLYAEGKSTSEIAMLANVSARYIRMVLSDSNVPRRAIGSWKRKYDITEDYFKMWSNNMAYILGFIAADGVIQKENQCVSISQKESYILEDIKKELKTNQPLYQNKKTGVYMLNINSKTIKDDLMNIHGIMPCKTFNIEFPFVPEEYLHHFVRGYFDGDGYVKYETYTVSFVGGSYSFMNSLNQVLQNQNLPADLLNQNKHYRVIFTGRKSIQLFSNWIYKDKDIYLHRKYEVFQKEGLSLDQLQDRKLKQTQNAVKQRKQNFLKEYMKNKCNAAACSILEISESTFKRWLKNDNQFKTDYERINSL
- a CDS encoding RidA family protein, giving the protein MPPTFGYSHVVEVSNAKRTIYISGQVAINADGQIVGVGDLATQTRQVFENIKSALETSELRFNDVVKLTFFLTDISQMAIVRDIRDQYINTKNPPASSAVEVRKLINDNLLIEIEAIAVAN